Genomic segment of Sulfurimonas sp.:
AATTTATATGTAAATTGAAAAAACATTTTACTTGCATTATTGTTTGCTATATTGTTCTTTATAATAAAATCACCAGCTTTTAAATAAGATCCTATAGCCAAAATATCTAATGATTTGTCAACTTTGTACTTTAATACAAAATCATATTCATCACCTATATGTGTATAACTATTTAGACCTATATTTTTATATTTGTAATATGTCCAACTGTCATTTGCATTTGCTAAATTGAAGTGGTGATAAATGAACTCTGTAGAAAAATCTTTTAGTGGGTATAATGATATTGAAGCTTGAAGGTCTTTCATGTTTGACCATGCCATAGCATCAAGACGTCCATAATGTTCTCCATCGGTAGCACCAAACGGTGTTGAGAATGTTTGAGATGTATTATCATTAGAGTCTTTATCACCTGATGCATATACCCTTCCAAATGAAATCTTGGTTTTATAGTTGTTATCAAACATATAACCTGCTTTTAGAACATATCCATATGCTCTAATATCTATACTACCTTTTTTACCATGCTCTTTGGCAAATGTAGCATCATATATTAGTCCAGGTGTTTTTTTAAATGAACGAAGTCCGTAATAGTAGATATTTTCTTCATCTTTAACAATATGATGTAAGTTATTTCGCCATGCAAAGAATGGTTCTATATTAGTATACTTATACTCAAAATGGCTATATAGTCCTACACCTTGGAATCGATGTTTTTTTAATATACTAAAATCATCAGTCTCTTTAACTCTTACTTGACCGTACCATATATCAAAAAAATCATTATCATTTTTATAAGATAGGTGTGCAGCATCCCATAACCAACCTATGGTATTTCCCCAGTTTCCAGGTCCAAATATACGTTTATCACCATAACCCAACTGTTGACGACCAAGAGTAAAAGTTAACTCTTTTATTAAAACACCTCTTTTTTTCGCATAAGCCTCAAAGAGTTCTAAATGGTCATCATAGTAACTCATCATATATTCATCTGGAGTTCCTTGATTTATTATAAAATCATTAGGTTTTAAAGAAGAGTTATACCCGCGAGAATCATACATGTGGATCTTAAATTCATAATCTGGATATGGTATGTATTTAAATCCTGAAACTATCTGTTGAAGGTAAATATTATCATCTGGATCACCTATAAGTGATTGATCATTACCATAAGCTTTTTTATTAATTCCATTATATGAATCAATACGTCCACGGTATTTAAAACTAAACTCTAAATTATCATTAACACTATCTTCAGTTTTAGTGTTTGATAACTCTATAGCACTTAAGTTTGATGTTACAAGTATTACACACAAAATTTTTTTAATACGTGTAATATTAAAAACCTTCAATTTAATATTCCGTTACACCGGCTTTTAAAATTTTTAAAAAGAACAGTCCTGTTTTCCCGCCAATTAAACTTTCTTGAATCAAAGAATTATCATCTCTG
This window contains:
- a CDS encoding alginate export family protein, with protein sequence MKVFNITRIKKILCVILVTSNLSAIELSNTKTEDSVNDNLEFSFKYRGRIDSYNGINKKAYGNDQSLIGDPDDNIYLQQIVSGFKYIPYPDYEFKIHMYDSRGYNSSLKPNDFIINQGTPDEYMMSYYDDHLELFEAYAKKRGVLIKELTFTLGRQQLGYGDKRIFGPGNWGNTIGWLWDAAHLSYKNDNDFFDIWYGQVRVKETDDFSILKKHRFQGVGLYSHFEYKYTNIEPFFAWRNNLHHIVKDEENIYYYGLRSFKKTPGLIYDATFAKEHGKKGSIDIRAYGYVLKAGYMFDNNYKTKISFGRVYASGDKDSNDNTSQTFSTPFGATDGEHYGRLDAMAWSNMKDLQASISLYPLKDFSTEFIYHHFNLANANDSWTYYKYKNIGLNSYTHIGDEYDFVLKYKVDKSLDILAIGSYLKAGDFIIKNNIANNNASKMFFQFTYKFNTNMSK